The Pseudomonas azadiae genome includes a window with the following:
- a CDS encoding TetR/AcrR family transcriptional regulator — MSENAREAILEAARIAAQHYGYNGINFRSIGETVGIKNASIYYHFPSKADLGAAVAKRYWEDTAGALEAIRLQNPEPLECMRMYPSIFRKSLEDGNRLCLSSFMAAEYLDLPEGVKKEILAFADINVTWLAAVLNEIAPGDAQGCERRARALYSAVAGAQLIARTRADLRVFDELIQSYRDVGLIPNAG, encoded by the coding sequence GTGAGCGAAAACGCCCGGGAAGCCATTCTGGAAGCCGCCAGGATCGCCGCCCAGCATTACGGCTACAACGGCATCAATTTCCGCAGCATCGGTGAAACAGTGGGGATCAAGAACGCCAGCATCTACTACCACTTTCCGAGTAAAGCCGACCTCGGCGCAGCCGTTGCCAAGCGTTACTGGGAAGACACCGCCGGCGCGCTCGAGGCCATACGCCTGCAAAACCCCGAGCCGCTGGAATGCATGCGGATGTACCCGAGCATCTTTCGCAAATCGCTCGAAGACGGTAACCGCCTGTGCCTGTCCAGCTTCATGGCCGCCGAGTACCTGGACCTGCCCGAGGGCGTTAAGAAAGAGATCCTGGCGTTTGCCGATATCAATGTGACCTGGCTGGCGGCGGTGCTCAATGAGATCGCGCCAGGCGATGCGCAGGGCTGCGAACGCCGTGCCCGCGCCCTCTACAGCGCCGTCGCCGGCGCCCAGTTGATTGCCCGCACCCGCGCCGATCTGCGCGTGTTCGACGAACTGATCCAGAGCTATCGGGACGTGGGACTCATCCCTAATGCCGGTTAA
- the nirD gene encoding nitrite reductase small subunit NirD codes for MSTLNTQRNLATWKSVCSEKDLVSNSGVVVWLDGAQVALFYLPGAQNQTLYAIDNHDPESGANVIGRGLIGSIKGDLVVAAPIYKQHYRLEDGQCLETPDQHLRVWPVRLNGGVVEIGME; via the coding sequence ATGAGCACGCTCAACACTCAACGCAACCTGGCCACCTGGAAAAGCGTGTGCAGCGAGAAGGATTTGGTGAGCAACTCCGGCGTGGTGGTGTGGTTGGACGGCGCGCAAGTCGCGCTGTTCTACCTGCCGGGTGCGCAGAACCAGACGCTGTATGCCATCGACAACCACGACCCGGAGTCGGGGGCGAACGTGATCGGTCGTGGCTTGATCGGCAGTATCAAGGGCGACCTGGTGGTGGCGGCGCCGATCTACAAGCAGCATTACCGCCTCGAAGACGGCCAATGCCTGGAAACACCGGATCAGCACCTGCGGGTGTGGCCGGTGCGGTTGAACGGTGGAGTGGTGGAGATTGGGATGGAGTGA
- the nirB gene encoding nitrite reductase large subunit NirB, translated as MNSLKTLIVVGNGMVGHHCVAQLIERGALNHYRLHVFSEEPMRAYDRVHLSEYFTGRDAESLALSEASLYQTPGVTLHLGVPVLEIDRARCEVITADGCVAYDKLVLATGSYPFVPPIEGAEGDSRLVYRTLEDLDAIRKAAANARRGVVVGGGLLGLEAANALKSLGLEAHVVEFAPRLMPVQLDDFGGLALKAQIERLGVGVHLARATQSISAGEQYRYRMNFANEEFLETDLVVFSAGIRAQDALARQAGLEIGPRGGVVINDECLSIDPNIYAIGECASWNGSLFGLVAPGYQMARGVAALLCEQTAEPFVGADMSTKLKLLGVDVGSIGDAHGHTPGARSYQFIDEASASYRRLVVDASGKHVIGAVLVGDNSYYDALLQYMQNSIALPSEPASLILPSSGGAPTLGPGALPESATVCSCHNVTKGSICSAIDSGCSELGALKAQTKACTGCGGCAGLLKQVFEHELIARGVSVDKSLCEHFAYTRQELYALVRVEGIITFDELLAKHGRGHTGCDVCKPAVGSILASCWNQPIMDASLVPLQDTNDTFMANMQKNGTYSVVPRIPGGEITAEKLIVIGEVAKKYDLYTKITGGQRIDLFGAQLHELPDIWSELIAAGFETGHAYGKSTRTVKSCVGSTWCRYGVQDSVKMALLIEDRYKGLRSPHKLKFAVSGCTRECAEAQSKDVGVIATEKGWNLYIAGNGGMRPRHAELFATDLDDATLIRYIDRFLMFYIRTADKLQRTSVWRESLEGGLDFLKDVILHDSLGLGAELEAQMQLVVDRYECEWANALADPEKLKRFRTFVNDKRPDPDIHFVQERGQRRPIMAAELNLIPVIEETA; from the coding sequence ATGAACAGTCTCAAAACCCTGATCGTCGTCGGCAATGGCATGGTCGGCCACCACTGTGTGGCGCAACTGATCGAACGCGGTGCGCTGAATCACTACCGCTTGCACGTGTTCAGCGAGGAGCCGATGCGCGCCTATGACCGGGTGCATCTGTCCGAGTATTTCACCGGCCGCGATGCCGAGTCGCTGGCACTGTCCGAAGCCTCGTTGTACCAGACCCCAGGGGTGACCTTGCACTTGGGCGTGCCGGTGCTGGAGATCGACCGCGCCCGCTGTGAGGTGATCACCGCCGACGGTTGCGTGGCCTATGACAAGCTGGTGCTGGCCACCGGTTCCTATCCCTTCGTGCCGCCCATTGAAGGCGCCGAGGGCGATTCGCGCCTGGTGTATCGCACGCTTGAGGACCTGGACGCGATTCGCAAGGCGGCGGCCAACGCCCGCCGCGGTGTGGTGGTGGGCGGTGGCCTGCTGGGTCTGGAAGCCGCCAACGCGCTGAAGAGCCTGGGCCTTGAAGCGCACGTGGTGGAATTCGCGCCGCGCTTGATGCCGGTGCAACTGGACGACTTCGGCGGCCTCGCGCTCAAGGCGCAGATCGAACGGCTGGGCGTGGGTGTGCATTTGGCGCGTGCGACCCAGTCGATCAGCGCGGGCGAGCAGTACCGCTACCGCATGAACTTTGCCAATGAAGAATTTCTCGAAACCGACCTGGTGGTGTTCTCCGCCGGTATCCGCGCCCAGGATGCGCTGGCGCGTCAGGCCGGCCTGGAGATCGGCCCGCGCGGCGGCGTGGTCATCAATGACGAATGCTTGAGCATCGACCCGAATATCTACGCGATTGGCGAGTGCGCGTCCTGGAATGGCAGCCTGTTCGGCCTGGTCGCGCCGGGCTACCAGATGGCCCGCGGGGTCGCCGCGCTGCTTTGCGAGCAAACCGCCGAGCCGTTTGTTGGCGCCGACATGTCCACCAAGCTCAAGTTGCTCGGCGTCGACGTAGGCTCCATCGGCGACGCCCACGGCCACACACCGGGCGCGCGCAGCTACCAGTTTATCGACGAAGCCAGCGCCAGCTACCGGCGCCTGGTGGTCGATGCATCAGGCAAGCATGTGATCGGCGCGGTGCTGGTGGGTGACAACAGCTACTACGACGCTCTGCTGCAATACATGCAAAACAGCATTGCGCTGCCGTCCGAACCGGCCAGCCTGATCCTGCCTTCGTCCGGCGGCGCACCGACCCTGGGCCCCGGCGCCTTGCCGGAGTCGGCCACGGTGTGCTCCTGCCACAACGTGACCAAAGGCTCGATTTGCTCAGCGATCGATAGCGGCTGCAGCGAGCTCGGTGCGCTCAAGGCCCAGACCAAGGCCTGCACCGGTTGTGGTGGCTGCGCCGGTCTGCTCAAGCAGGTGTTCGAGCATGAACTGATCGCCCGTGGCGTCAGCGTCGATAAAAGCCTGTGCGAACACTTTGCCTACACTCGCCAGGAGCTGTATGCCCTGGTACGCGTGGAAGGGATCATCACCTTCGACGAACTGCTGGCCAAGCATGGCCGTGGGCACACCGGTTGCGATGTGTGCAAACCGGCGGTGGGTTCGATCCTGGCGTCGTGCTGGAACCAGCCAATCATGGACGCGTCCCTCGTGCCGCTGCAGGACACCAACGATACGTTCATGGCCAACATGCAGAAGAACGGCACCTACTCGGTGGTGCCGCGCATTCCAGGCGGCGAGATCACCGCCGAAAAACTGATCGTGATCGGCGAAGTGGCGAAGAAATACGACCTCTATACCAAGATTACCGGTGGTCAGCGCATCGACCTGTTTGGTGCGCAATTGCACGAACTGCCGGACATTTGGTCCGAGCTGATCGCGGCGGGTTTCGAGACCGGGCACGCCTATGGCAAATCCACGCGCACGGTGAAGTCCTGCGTGGGCAGCACCTGGTGCCGCTACGGCGTACAGGACAGCGTGAAAATGGCGCTGCTGATCGAGGACCGCTACAAAGGCCTGCGTTCGCCGCACAAGCTCAAGTTTGCGGTATCGGGCTGCACCCGTGAGTGCGCCGAAGCCCAGAGCAAGGACGTAGGCGTGATCGCCACCGAGAAGGGCTGGAACCTCTACATCGCCGGCAACGGCGGCATGCGCCCGCGCCACGCCGAGCTGTTCGCCACCGACCTGGACGACGCCACGCTGATCCGCTACATCGACCGCTTCCTGATGTTCTACATCCGCACCGCCGACAAGTTGCAGCGCACCTCGGTGTGGCGTGAAAGCCTGGAAGGTGGCCTGGATTTCCTCAAGGACGTAATCCTGCACGACAGCCTCGGCCTGGGTGCTGAACTCGAAGCGCAGATGCAGCTGGTGGTCGACCGCTACGAATGCGAGTGGGCCAACGCCCTCGCAGACCCGGAAAAACTCAAGCGCTTCCGCACCTTCGTCAACGACAAACGCCCCGACCCGGACATCCACTTCGTCCAGGAACGCGGCCAGCGCCGGCCGATCATGGCCGCCGAACTCAACCTGATCCCCGTGATCGAGGAGACTGCCTGA
- a CDS encoding bifunctional nitrate reductase/sulfite reductase flavoprotein subunit alpha — MANQSVRSVCPYCGVGCGIVMQVEHNKVVKVIGDKDHPTNFGRLCTKGTTCGQAIAESGRMENAYVRQARDHDPVRIAMDKAISETAGRLRQIFDTHGPDALAFYVSGQMSLESQYLINKLAKGFVRTANIESNSRLCMASAGSGYKLSLGSDGPPGSYEDFDRADVFFVIGANMADCHPILFLRMMDRVKAGAKLIVVDPRRSATADKADLFLPIKPGTDLALLNGLLHLLVKNGHTDPAFIAAFTEGWEVMPAFLEDYAPQRVAAITGLAEADIRQAADWIGQAAEWMSCWTMGLNQSTHGTWNTNALCNLHLATGALCRPGSGPFSLTGQPNAMGGREMGYMGPGLPGQRSVLVEADRAFIEDLWQIPRDSLPRKAGDGTVALFEQMAAGQIKACWIICTNPVASVPNRQTVIKGLQAAELVIAQDAFLDTETNRYADILLPGALWAEAEGVMINSERNLTLMQKAVDAPGETLPDWQIIARVACEMGFADAFTYASAAEVFEEIKRAWNPKTGYDIRGASYPRLREKPLQWPCASGDAADRNPIRYVKDGTLAFATENGKGQFLARPHLPSAELPDDAFPFVLNTGRVQHQWHTLTKTGKVATLNKLNPGPFVELHPEDAARLGIKDKDAVEVRSRRGRAVLPAVVTRRVQAGNCFAPFHWNDVFGENLAINAVTHDAVDPISLQPGFKFCAVSLARVELIEHQFLAPQAPVAEELGISRLDVFADIAGLRTVSPPQLSESERTYLAGFLSGLRSSAAREDDGVPTLPANAPLARESRLWLDGLLGGLFSRAQNNAAPAPAVTLLWASQTGNAEALAERFAKRLREAGISVELSAMADFPASKLASTHTLALISSTFGDGDPPDNGEGFWHSLSTAETRLESLRFAVLALGDPNYDQFCNHGKRLDQRLLELGATRLLERVDCDTEFEAPADAWLVRFQQSLNPAKPVAPATPATPAGKTKLYGSRLLLNRHLNPQSPHKETRQFALDLADSGLSYEAGDALGVRPRNCPELVSELLELTRLDAGTCVNIDTFGDVPLQQALTQHFEIARPSSDTLTFIAERSANPGLKHLLNPEHKAELNEWLWGRQLADVLQQYPIECSADELLGTLRRLQPRLYSIASSAKAFPREVHLTVAAVRYGKRKGVSSTFLADRVGDGEVPLFVQPSKHFRTPSDGDVPMIMIGPGTGIAPFRAFLQERRALGHQGRNWLFFGEQHAATDFYYREELQGMQHDGLLTHLSLAFSRDQAQKVYVQDRIREQGAQLWGWLQEGAKLYICGDASHMAKDVDQALRHVAQTHGGLGVEGAVEYWRQLSEQKRYLRDVY, encoded by the coding sequence ATGGCAAACCAGAGCGTACGCAGCGTGTGTCCCTATTGTGGCGTGGGCTGCGGCATCGTCATGCAGGTCGAACACAACAAGGTGGTGAAGGTCATCGGCGACAAAGACCACCCCACCAATTTCGGCCGCCTGTGCACCAAGGGCACCACCTGCGGGCAAGCCATCGCCGAGTCCGGCCGCATGGAGAATGCCTATGTGCGCCAGGCTCGGGACCACGACCCGGTGCGCATCGCCATGGACAAAGCCATCAGCGAAACCGCCGGCCGCTTGCGCCAGATCTTCGACACACACGGGCCGGATGCGTTGGCCTTCTACGTGTCGGGCCAGATGTCGCTGGAATCCCAATACCTGATCAACAAGCTGGCCAAGGGCTTCGTGCGCACCGCCAACATCGAGTCCAACTCGCGCCTGTGCATGGCCAGCGCCGGCAGCGGCTACAAACTGTCCCTGGGCTCCGACGGCCCACCGGGGTCCTATGAGGACTTCGACCGCGCCGATGTGTTCTTCGTGATCGGCGCCAACATGGCCGACTGTCATCCGATCCTGTTCCTGCGCATGATGGACCGGGTCAAGGCCGGCGCAAAACTCATCGTGGTCGACCCCCGGCGCAGCGCCACCGCAGACAAGGCCGACCTGTTCCTGCCGATAAAACCGGGCACCGACCTGGCCTTGCTCAATGGCCTGTTGCACTTGCTGGTGAAAAACGGCCATACCGACCCGGCCTTTATCGCCGCCTTCACCGAAGGCTGGGAGGTCATGCCGGCGTTTTTGGAAGACTACGCGCCCCAGCGGGTCGCCGCCATCACCGGCCTTGCCGAAGCCGATATCCGCCAGGCCGCCGACTGGATCGGCCAGGCCGCCGAGTGGATGAGTTGTTGGACCATGGGCCTCAACCAGAGCACCCACGGCACTTGGAACACCAACGCGCTGTGCAACCTGCACCTGGCCACCGGCGCCCTTTGCCGGCCGGGCAGCGGGCCGTTTTCCCTCACGGGCCAACCCAACGCCATGGGCGGTCGCGAAATGGGTTACATGGGGCCGGGCCTGCCGGGGCAGCGTTCGGTGTTGGTCGAGGCGGACCGTGCCTTTATCGAGGACCTGTGGCAAATCCCCCGCGACAGCCTGCCGCGCAAGGCCGGCGACGGTACCGTGGCGCTGTTCGAGCAGATGGCGGCCGGGCAGATCAAGGCCTGCTGGATCATCTGCACCAACCCGGTGGCCAGCGTGCCCAACCGCCAAACCGTCATCAAAGGCCTGCAAGCCGCCGAACTGGTGATCGCCCAGGATGCCTTCCTCGACACCGAGACCAACCGCTACGCCGACATCCTCTTGCCCGGCGCGCTCTGGGCCGAGGCCGAAGGGGTGATGATCAACTCCGAGCGCAACCTGACCCTGATGCAAAAGGCCGTCGACGCCCCCGGCGAGACCTTGCCCGACTGGCAGATCATCGCCAGGGTCGCGTGTGAGATGGGCTTTGCCGACGCCTTCACCTACGCATCCGCCGCTGAGGTGTTTGAAGAAATCAAACGTGCCTGGAACCCCAAGACCGGCTACGACATCCGCGGCGCAAGCTACCCGCGCCTGCGCGAAAAACCCCTGCAATGGCCCTGCGCATCAGGCGACGCAGCGGACCGTAACCCGATCCGCTACGTGAAGGACGGCACGCTTGCCTTCGCCACCGAAAACGGCAAAGGCCAGTTCCTCGCCCGCCCCCATCTACCGTCGGCGGAACTGCCCGATGACGCATTCCCCTTCGTGCTCAACACCGGCCGCGTGCAGCACCAATGGCACACCCTGACCAAGACCGGCAAGGTCGCCACGCTGAATAAACTCAACCCCGGCCCGTTCGTGGAACTGCACCCCGAAGACGCCGCGCGCCTGGGCATCAAGGACAAGGACGCCGTGGAGGTGCGCTCCCGGCGTGGCCGCGCCGTGCTGCCGGCCGTGGTCACCCGCCGTGTGCAGGCCGGCAACTGTTTCGCACCGTTCCATTGGAATGATGTGTTCGGCGAAAACCTGGCGATCAACGCGGTGACGCATGATGCTGTCGACCCGATTTCGTTGCAGCCCGGGTTCAAGTTCTGCGCTGTGTCCCTGGCCCGGGTTGAACTGATCGAACACCAGTTTCTGGCCCCCCAAGCCCCTGTAGCAGAGGAACTCGGCATCTCGCGCCTCGACGTTTTCGCCGACATCGCCGGCCTTCGCACGGTGTCGCCGCCTCAGTTGAGCGAGAGCGAACGCACCTACCTTGCTGGTTTTCTCAGTGGCCTGCGGTCCAGTGCCGCACGTGAGGACGACGGCGTACCGACGCTACCGGCGAATGCGCCGCTGGCCCGGGAGTCGCGCTTGTGGCTGGACGGCTTGCTCGGCGGCTTGTTCAGCCGTGCGCAAAACAATGCAGCGCCCGCCCCGGCAGTCACCCTGCTATGGGCATCGCAGACCGGCAATGCCGAGGCCCTGGCCGAGCGGTTCGCCAAGCGTCTGCGCGAGGCCGGCATCAGCGTAGAGTTGAGCGCGATGGCGGACTTCCCCGCAAGCAAACTGGCGAGCACCCACACCCTGGCGCTGATCAGCAGCACCTTTGGCGACGGCGACCCGCCGGACAATGGCGAGGGCTTCTGGCACAGCCTCAGCACCGCCGAGACGCGCCTGGAGTCGCTGCGCTTTGCGGTGCTGGCCTTGGGCGACCCGAATTACGACCAGTTCTGCAACCACGGCAAGCGGCTCGACCAGCGCCTGCTGGAACTGGGCGCCACTCGCCTGCTGGAACGCGTCGACTGCGACACCGAATTCGAAGCGCCCGCCGACGCCTGGCTGGTGCGGTTCCAGCAAAGCCTCAACCCGGCAAAGCCCGTAGCGCCCGCGACGCCTGCCACGCCTGCTGGCAAAACCAAGCTGTATGGCTCGCGCCTGCTGCTCAACCGGCACCTGAACCCGCAAAGCCCGCACAAGGAAACCCGCCAGTTCGCCCTGGACCTGGCCGACTCCGGGCTGAGCTATGAAGCCGGTGATGCCCTCGGTGTCAGGCCACGCAACTGCCCGGAACTGGTCAGCGAACTGCTCGAACTGACGCGCCTGGATGCCGGCACCTGCGTGAACATCGACACTTTCGGCGACGTACCGCTGCAACAGGCGCTCACCCAACACTTCGAAATCGCCCGCCCCAGCAGCGACACCTTGACCTTCATCGCCGAGCGCAGCGCCAATCCAGGCCTCAAGCATTTGCTCAACCCCGAGCACAAGGCCGAACTGAATGAGTGGTTGTGGGGCCGGCAACTGGCGGACGTATTGCAGCAATACCCCATCGAGTGCTCGGCGGACGAACTGTTGGGCACCCTCAGGCGCCTGCAACCGCGCTTGTATTCCATCGCATCGAGCGCCAAGGCCTTCCCGCGGGAAGTCCACCTCACCGTGGCCGCCGTGCGCTATGGCAAGCGCAAAGGCGTGTCCTCGACCTTCCTGGCCGACCGGGTCGGCGACGGCGAAGTGCCGCTGTTCGTGCAGCCGTCCAAGCACTTCCGCACGCCAAGCGATGGCGATGTGCCGATGATCATGATCGGCCCCGGCACGGGCATCGCACCCTTCCGTGCGTTTTTGCAGGAGCGTCGCGCCCTGGGACATCAAGGCCGTAACTGGCTGTTTTTTGGCGAACAACACGCGGCCACTGATTTCTATTACCGGGAAGAGTTGCAAGGCATGCAGCACGACGGCCTGCTCACCCACTTGAGCCTGGCGTTCTCCCGCGACCAGGCGCAGAAGGTCTACGTGCAGGACCGCATCCGCGAACAGGGTGCGCAGCTGTGGGGCTGGTTACAGGAGGGCGCCAAGCTGTATATCTGCGGCGATGCGAGCCATATGGCCAAAGACGTCGACCAGGCCCTGCGGCACGTCGCGCAAACCCACGGTGGGCTTGGTGTTGAAGGCGCCGTGGAGTATTGGCGCCAGTTGAGCGAGCAGAAACGTTATCTGCGTGATGTGTACTGA
- a CDS encoding methyl-accepting chemotaxis protein, with the protein MNEAAGRQREAVELVSTAFNEMVATANEVARSCSGAAESAENGHRRVAEGKQQIEVTTDNVNRLGRRLTESSEAMAELEAGSRSINQIIGTIRAIAEQTNLLALNAAIEAARAGDQGRGFAVVADEVRALAKRTSDSTGEIEQLLGTLGSKTEEVTQKMGSCLDLSRASVASIESARDSFEGIQTSVNEIRDQNLQISAAAEEQHSVAEEINRHIQQIYDEARLVESLAHSAQDDSARLSDLSDELNGLVGRFKS; encoded by the coding sequence ATGAACGAGGCCGCGGGCCGGCAACGCGAAGCGGTGGAGCTGGTGTCCACGGCGTTCAACGAAATGGTCGCTACCGCCAACGAAGTGGCACGTTCCTGCAGCGGCGCGGCGGAGTCCGCCGAAAACGGGCACCGTCGCGTGGCCGAGGGCAAGCAGCAGATCGAAGTCACCACCGACAACGTCAACCGTCTGGGGCGCCGCTTGACCGAGTCGTCCGAGGCCATGGCTGAACTGGAGGCTGGCAGTCGCAGCATCAACCAGATCATTGGCACCATCCGCGCGATTGCCGAACAGACCAACCTCCTGGCGCTCAACGCCGCCATCGAGGCCGCCCGCGCCGGTGACCAGGGCCGTGGGTTCGCCGTCGTGGCCGACGAAGTCCGTGCGTTGGCCAAGCGCACTTCGGACTCCACCGGCGAAATCGAGCAACTGCTCGGCACCCTTGGCAGCAAGACCGAGGAAGTCACGCAAAAGATGGGCAGTTGCCTGGACTTGTCGCGGGCCAGCGTCGCCTCCATCGAGAGCGCGCGCGACAGCTTTGAAGGCATACAGACGTCGGTCAACGAGATCCGCGATCAAAACCTGCAGATCTCCGCCGCCGCCGAGGAACAACACAGCGTGGCCGAAGAGATCAACCGGCATATCCAACAGATCTACGACGAGGCGCGCTTGGTGGAAAGCCTGGCCCACTCGGCACAGGACGACTCGGCGCGGTTGTCGGACCTGTCGGATGAATTGAATGGGTTGGTGGGGCGGTTCAAGTCATAG
- a CDS encoding nucleotidyltransferase domain-containing protein — protein sequence MSRTNAGGIDPEGFILTVPQTGVQSPFQPLLDDVCTSLSREELGLDGIYLYGSIARGDAVPGVSDLDLTLVLRESPTPQVLEQLETLRCDIERRHPLVTKVDFDIGSRAQVLAAQNTYSWGFWLKHHCRCLWGNDLALRFEPFRPSLDVALAVNGDFESVLAAYLARIARADTAQQRLVLQREASRKLLRATQVLRPQDALTWPQTLEEHVALFVQSYPAKVTELAFFLFEARNPSADAEKFAVRLEAFLAWMLLEQR from the coding sequence GTGAGTAGAACGAACGCCGGAGGTATCGACCCCGAGGGGTTCATCCTCACCGTTCCCCAGACTGGCGTGCAGTCACCATTTCAGCCATTGCTTGATGATGTCTGCACCTCTCTCTCGCGGGAGGAACTGGGATTGGACGGCATCTACCTTTATGGCAGCATCGCACGTGGCGACGCCGTGCCGGGTGTTTCCGACCTTGACCTCACCCTGGTGCTGCGCGAATCGCCGACTCCACAGGTACTGGAACAATTGGAAACGCTGCGGTGCGACATCGAACGTCGGCACCCGCTGGTCACCAAGGTCGATTTTGATATCGGCAGCCGCGCGCAGGTACTCGCGGCGCAAAACACGTACAGCTGGGGGTTCTGGCTCAAGCATCACTGCCGATGCCTGTGGGGTAATGACCTTGCACTGCGCTTTGAGCCGTTTCGCCCCTCACTCGACGTTGCCTTGGCGGTGAATGGAGACTTCGAATCGGTATTGGCCGCCTATCTTGCGCGTATCGCGCGCGCCGACACAGCGCAGCAACGGCTTGTCTTGCAGCGCGAAGCCTCACGCAAATTGCTCCGGGCCACGCAGGTGCTACGGCCGCAGGATGCGCTTACATGGCCGCAGACGCTTGAAGAGCATGTTGCGCTGTTCGTCCAGAGTTATCCGGCGAAGGTAACGGAGCTGGCGTTCTTCCTGTTTGAAGCCCGAAATCCGAGTGCCGACGCCGAAAAGTTCGCAGTGCGTCTTGAAGCGTTTTTGGCGTGGATGCTCCTGGAGCAACGATAG
- a CDS encoding AAA family ATPase, whose amino-acid sequence MPTLHLLCGKIASGKSTLAKRLGVQHNAVVLSEDQWLAQLYPAEIASVADYLRCAQRIRGVLEPLVVGMLASGVNVVLDFPANTLANRTWLVGLAQTAGVPHRLHYLELDDATCRARLHARNTQGEHDFAATDAEFDLITRHFYPPSEEEGLVIEVHRP is encoded by the coding sequence ATGCCCACCCTGCACCTGCTGTGCGGCAAGATCGCCTCGGGCAAATCCACGCTCGCCAAGCGCCTCGGCGTGCAACACAACGCAGTTGTGCTGAGTGAGGACCAGTGGCTTGCGCAGCTATACCCCGCCGAAATAGCGTCAGTGGCCGATTACCTGCGCTGCGCTCAACGCATTCGCGGCGTGCTGGAGCCGCTGGTGGTGGGCATGCTGGCCTCCGGCGTCAATGTCGTGCTGGATTTCCCGGCCAACACCCTGGCCAATCGCACCTGGCTGGTGGGCCTGGCGCAGACGGCGGGCGTACCGCACCGCCTGCACTACCTGGAACTGGACGACGCCACCTGCCGCGCCCGCCTGCACGCGCGCAATACGCAAGGTGAACACGACTTTGCGGCGACGGACGCCGAGTTTGACCTGATCACGCGGCATTTTTATCCACCCAGTGAGGAGGAGGGCTTGGTGATTGAGGTGCATCGGCCGTGA
- a CDS encoding apurinic/apyrimidinic endonuclease family protein: protein MTHPRIGFACQYKHPERLLSTSALKLIEGPFNPRTTTLRWMDGVTAQVARDKLVEVVTHNLAAQLRLLAYVAELPPTLRMLRLSSDLLPFYSHPKVAAVYKDPAIERQLAQGFAAIGELARASDIRLSFHPGQYCVLGSENPGVVENSLAEFEYHADMVRMMGYGRRFQDLKCNVHIAGRLGVEGTRAVWSRLSEVARNCITFENDEKTYGLDYCLQMADLAPVVLDIHHCWINENDYIAPDSERVARVIESWRGVRPTLHYSQPQEVLQELGFDAEQKLEMEALLQVVSKRDLYAHSAQMWNRWTNDYALQFFDRFDIMLEAKDKNVAALAFYEHFKRRSS, encoded by the coding sequence ATGACCCATCCCCGCATCGGCTTTGCCTGCCAGTACAAGCATCCCGAACGCCTGCTGTCGACCAGCGCCCTGAAGCTGATCGAAGGCCCGTTCAACCCGCGTACCACCACCCTGCGCTGGATGGACGGGGTCACCGCGCAAGTCGCCCGCGACAAGCTGGTGGAAGTGGTCACCCACAACCTGGCCGCCCAACTGCGCCTGTTGGCCTATGTGGCTGAACTGCCGCCGACCTTGCGCATGCTGCGCTTGAGCAGCGATCTGCTGCCGTTCTACAGTCACCCGAAAGTCGCCGCCGTGTACAAAGACCCGGCCATTGAGCGTCAGTTGGCGCAAGGTTTCGCCGCCATCGGTGAACTGGCGCGCGCGTCGGACATTCGCCTGTCATTCCACCCTGGCCAGTACTGCGTGCTCGGTTCGGAAAACCCTGGCGTGGTGGAAAACAGCCTGGCCGAGTTCGAATACCACGCCGACATGGTCCGCATGATGGGCTACGGCCGACGCTTCCAGGACCTCAAGTGCAACGTGCACATCGCCGGCCGCCTGGGTGTGGAAGGCACCCGCGCGGTGTGGTCGCGCCTGTCGGAGGTGGCGCGCAATTGCATCACCTTCGAGAACGACGAGAAGACCTACGGCCTCGATTACTGCCTGCAAATGGCCGACCTTGCGCCGGTGGTGCTGGACATTCACCATTGCTGGATCAATGAAAACGACTACATCGCTCCCGATTCCGAACGGGTTGCCCGCGTGATTGAAAGCTGGCGCGGCGTGCGCCCGACCCTGCATTACTCGCAGCCGCAGGAAGTCTTGCAGGAACTGGGGTTCGACGCCGAGCAAAAGTTGGAAATGGAGGCGCTGTTGCAGGTGGTCTCCAAGCGCGATCTGTATGCTCACAGTGCGCAGATGTGGAACCGTTGGACCAATGACTACGCGCTGCAGTTTTTCGATCGCTTCGACATCATGCTCGAAGCCAAGGACAAGAACGTGGCGGCGCTGGCGTTTTATGAGCATTTCAAGCGCCGTTCAAGCTAG